In Candidatus Obscuribacterales bacterium, the following are encoded in one genomic region:
- a CDS encoding TRAP transporter small permease: MIARTFETLAEWVAKSALVLSAMFLVLMALHVSLDVGLRYIYGKSFPGTLEVVSFYYMVAVVFLPLAYVELQHEHISVDVVVGRLPLALQLTFYLFAGSLGLIYFGMLCYQSYLDALSATLRLETAMANFKFYLWPSRWALPVGFAAMCLAILANMIKALRLRQAP, from the coding sequence ATGATAGCCAGAACTTTCGAGACCCTTGCTGAATGGGTGGCCAAGAGTGCTCTGGTGCTTTCGGCTATGTTCCTTGTGCTGATGGCACTGCATGTCTCGCTCGACGTGGGGCTGCGATACATATATGGGAAATCTTTCCCCGGCACCTTGGAAGTTGTCTCTTTCTACTATATGGTCGCCGTCGTCTTCCTTCCGCTAGCCTATGTCGAACTTCAGCATGAGCACATCAGTGTCGATGTGGTAGTCGGAAGACTCCCTCTTGCATTACAGCTAACGTTTTACCTATTCGCTGGCTCACTCGGCCTGATCTATTTCGGCATGCTTTGCTACCAGAGTTACCTTGATGCATTGAGCGCCACGCTACGACTCGAAACCGCCATGGCCAACTTCAAATTCTATTTGTGGCCTAGCCGCTGGGCACTACCGGTTGGCTTTGCGGCTATGTGCCTGGCAATCCTCGCCAATATGATCAAGGCGCTGCGACTTCGCCAAGCCCCGTAG